The following proteins are encoded in a genomic region of Trypanosoma brucei gambiense DAL972 chromosome 8, complete sequence:
- a CDS encoding amino acid transporter, putative, protein MREPIQTSTPVSTGETDPAVVAAEHANPSVFSVPVVAHDVAPDAVTASTAVTDVNVEVQSGGTKDITVSSSPRKEAGVIPENTNIYKTAFHIFKANVGTAVFLLPVFYQDAGYILGPTIAVLIGVCVIDASQLLLGTKLTIDRPRVDTYGRICKFIFGPPLQWVLFVCLLLSQFGFCLLYMQLTVDTMNTMVQFKGDTYVWSFVMFFIEFGFTCFSSNFSTLAIISISASVAVTFTLVATFVGTCMEINKNGRVHPTVNAFGNNIPIGWFNNMASNLMGLEGIAIVLPAHTGCNQKTRFKFTLSLVLTLTVSIYLLYGITGYLAYGTSINTSIIDGLPESQLSTAVRAMLVINLVCTYPVQFQSAIQAVDQVVGCSAFSVKGILLRLFINLVIVSIELAVGPKAVHAVVSLIGALPAAVMVFILPALLTMQVDHAVMNPEEDRVTLKYWGSMFTAAPVFSWTRIRCYFYIIFGLIVMVMGTYSVIAEL, encoded by the coding sequence ATGAGAGAGCCGATACAAACTTCAACACCGGTGTCTACGGGTGAAACGGATCCAGCGGTCGTAGCTGCTGAACACGCCAACCCGTCTGTCTTTTCTGTACCGGTGGTAGCGCATGACGTTGCACCAGATGCTGTCACTGCCTCGACAGCGGTGACCGATGTGAACGTGGAGGTGCAAAGCGGTGGAACGAAGGATATAACTGTAAGTTCTAGCCCCCGGAAGGAGGCCGGAGTAATTCCCGAAAACACCAACATCTACAAGACCGCCTTCCATATATTCAAGGCGAACGTTGGCACTGCGGTGTTTTTGCTTCCAGTTTTCTACCAAGATGCAGGATACATACTCGGACCCACCATTGCGGTGCTCATTGGCGTCTGTGTTATTGACGCCTCCCAGTTGCTGCTTGGAACGAAGCTGACCATTGACCGACCCCGTGTCGACACGTACGGTAGGATATGTAAATTTATTTTCGGGCCACCACTGCAGTGGGTTCTCTTTGTTTGCCTACTTCTCAGCCagtttggtttttgtttactATACATGCAACTAACGGTCGATACGATGAATACAATGGTGCAGTTTAAGGGGGACACATACGTGTGGTCATTTGTCATGTTTTTCATTGAGTTCGGTTTCACGTGCTTTTCGAGTAACTTCTCAACTTTGGCTATTATTTCCATATCGGCATCGGTGGCGGTGACATTCACTCTCGTTGCAACCTTCGTGGGAACCTGCATGGAGATAAACAAGAACGGTAGGGTGCACCCAACTGTCAACGCATTTGGCAATAATATCCCCATTGGCTGGTTTAACAATATGGCGAGTAACCTGATGGGACTTGAGGGAATTGCGATCGTCCTTCCTGCACACACCGGATGCAATCAGAAGACGAGGTTTAAGTTCACATTGTCGCTGGTTCTCACACTAACCGTTTCGATTTACTTGCTTTATGGTATCACAGGGTACCTTGCATACGGAACGTCAATCAATACGAGCATTATTGACGGGCTTCCCGAGAGCCAATTGTCAACCGCTGTGCGTGCTATGTTGGTTATAAATTTGGTGTGCACATACCCCGTGCAGTTCCAATCGGCCATACAGGCCGTAGACCAGGTCGTGGGGTGCAGTGCTTTTTCCGTAAAGGGGATCCTTCTCCGGTTGTTTATTAACCTGGTTATTGTTAGTATTGAACTCGCTGTTGGCCCGAAAGCGGTGCACGCTGTCGTGAGCCTGATTGGTGCTTTACCGGCAGCTGTCATGGTTTTTATTCTACCAGCGTTGCTCACTATGCAGGTTGACCATGCTGTAATGAATCCCGAAGAGGATCGTGTGACGTTGAAGTACTGGGGAAGCATGTTTACGGCAGCACCAGTGTTTTCTTGGACACGCATTCGTTGTTACTTCTACATTATCTTTGGTTTAATTGTCATGGTAATGGGCACCTACAGCGTCATTGCTGAACTCTGA
- a CDS encoding flagellar calcium-binding protein Tb-17, whose translation MGCSGSKNASNPKDGAASKGGKDGKTTADRKVAWERIRCAIPRDKDAESKSRRIELFKQFDTNGTGKLGFREVLDGCYGILKLDEFTTHLPDIVQRAFDKAKDLGNKVKGVGEEDLVEFLEFRLMLCYIYDIFELTVMFDTMDKDGSLLLELQEFKEALPKLKEWGVDITDATTVFNEIDTNGSGVVTFDEFSCWAVTKKLQVCGDPDDEENGANEGDGANAGDGVPAAEGSA comes from the coding sequence atGGGTTGCTCAGGATCCAAGAACGCATCTAACCCCAAGGATGGTGCCGCCAGTAAGGGTGGAAAGGACGGGAAAACTACTGCGGACCGGAAGGTTGCGTGGGAGCGTATTCGGTGTGCGATTCCCCGTGACAAGGATGCTGAGTCGAAAAGCCGTCGCATTGAACTCTTCAAGCAGTTTGACACGAATGGGACTGGAAAACTCGGCTTCAGGGAGGTGCTTGATGGTTGCTACGGTATACTCAAGTTGGATGAGTTCACGACTCACCTTCCTGACATTGTCCAGCGTGCGTTTGACAAAGCGAAGGACCTCGGCAACAAGGTAAAGGGTGTGGGTGAAGAGGATCTTGTGGAGTTCCTTGAATTCCGCCTGATGCTTTGCTACATCTATGATATCTTTGAGTTGACTGTAATGTTCGACACCATGGATAAGGATGGAAGTTTGTTGCTTGAGTTACAGGAGTTCAAGGAAGCCTTGCCGAAATTGAAGGAGTGGGGTGTTGATATCACCGACGCTACCACTGTGTTTAATGAGATCGACACTAATGGATCTGGTGTTGTGACATTCGATGAATTCTCATGCTGGGCTGTCACTAAAAAGTTGCAGGTATGTGGCGATCCTGATGATGAGGAGAACGGAGCAAATGAAGGTGACGGGGCAAATGCAGGGGATGGAGTTCCTGCGGCCGAGGGTTCTGCCTAG
- a CDS encoding flagellar calcium-binding protein TB-24,putative, which produces MGCSASKDTTNSKDGAASKGGKDGKTTADRKVAWERIRCAIPRDKDAESKSRRIELFKQFDTNGTGKLGFREVLDGCYGILKLDEFTTHLPDIVQRAFDKAKDLGNKVKGVGEEDLVEFLEFRLMLCYIYDIFELTVMFDTMDKDGSLLLELQEFKEALPKLKEWGVDITDATTVFNEIDTNGSGVVTFDEFSCWAVTKKLQVCGDPDGEENGANEGN; this is translated from the coding sequence atGGGTTGCTCTGCATCGAAGGATACAACGAACTCCAAGGATGGTGCCGCCAGTAAGGGTGGAAAGGACGGGAAAACTACTGCGGACCGGAAGGTTGCGTGGGAGCGTATTCGGTGTGCGATTCCCCGTGACAAGGATGCTGAGTCGAAAAGCCGTCGCATTGAACTCTTCAAGCAGTTTGACACGAATGGGACTGGAAAACTCGGCTTCAGGGAGGTGCTTGATGGTTGCTACGGTATACTCAAGTTGGATGAGTTCACGACTCACCTTCCTGACATTGTCCAGCGTGCGTTTGACAAAGCGAAGGACCTCGGCAACAAGGTAAAGGGTGTGGGTGAAGAGGATCTTGTGGAGTTCCTTGAATTCCGCCTGATGCTTTGCTACATCTATGATATCTTTGAGTTGACTGTAATGTTCGACACCATGGATAAGGATGGAAGTTTGTTGCTTGAGTTACAGGAGTTCAAGGAAGCCTTGCCGAAATTGAAGGAGTGGGGTGTTGATATCACCGACGCTACCACTGTGTTTAATGAGATCGACACTAATGGATCTGGTGTTGTGACATTCGATGAATTCTCATGCTGGGCTGTCACTAAAAAGTTGCAGGTATGTGGCGATCCTGATGGTGAGGAGAACGGAGCAAATGAAGGTAATTGA
- a CDS encoding cell division control protein 2 homolog 4,putative, whose protein sequence is MSTVNRLQCIGKLGEGTYGVVYKARELATGQIVAYKRIIVGSEDDGAPSTAIREIALLKVLKHNNIVRLYDVLFEPPKLTLIFEYCEYDLRRFMHKHASRVRAQVKEILKQVLLGLRYMHQRSVVHRDLKPDNIFVRVDGISGSEGSEMPVSSRETEVVNTRGHWDDSDGAANCPKNADPTENPNARIASEDHGADGTVPSGSTTPTSQLVIKLGDYGMARIESIPVKKYSHDVASLWYRSPDALLGSAMYGFAVDLWSVGCIFAEMVTGAPLIRGNTDVDQLLKTFKLLGTPTPETWPSMKNCPKAVQLLKAAAELARGEPAENGKKTKNSRGVQKQHERNLPNVQKTATGTSHLSAVMRVGIDGESGCVADPRDELYHFPPELCFPSAFDEYVKASGFQGRVGVEGTDFLRRLIRYEPSQRMSVQEALSHPFVSNTVALMQRPLDVMASMLRQSLREHSVHP, encoded by the coding sequence ATGTCAACTGTCAACAGACTGCAATGCATTGGAAAGCTTGGCGAAGGAACCTATGGAGTGGTGTACAAGGCGAGGGAGTTGGCCACCGGTCAGATTGTTGCGTATAAACGCATTATCGTCGGCAGTGAGGATGATGGTGCACCATCGACCGCCATACGGGAGATTGCGCTTCTTAAGGTTCTAAAGCATAATAATATCGTGCGACTCTATGACGTGCTTTTCGAGCCGCCAAAACTTACTCTTATTTTTGAGTACTGCGAATATGATCTTAGGAGATTCATGCACAAACACGCCTCCAGAGTGCGCGCACAGGTTAAGGAAATTCTCAAACAAGTCCTCCTGGGCCTTCGGTACATGCATCAGCGGAGTGTCGTGCACCGAGACTTGAAACCAGACAACATTTTTGTTAGGGTTGACGGAATATCAGGGTCTGAGGGCAGTGAAATGCCAGTCTCTAGTAGGGAAACGGAAGTAGTTAATACGCGAGGGCACTGGGACGACAGTGATGGGGCAGCCAACTGCCCCAAGAATGCAGACCCCACCGAAAACCCTAACGCCAGGATCGCTTCGGAGGACCATGGAGCCGATGGTACTGTCCCCTCTGGCTCAACCACTCCGACTTCACAGTTGGTAATTAAGTTGGGTGATTATGGGATGGCCCGTATAGAGAGTATCCCAGTAAAAAAGTACTCTCACGACGTGGCATCCCTCTGGTATCGTAGCCCTGATGCGCTGCTGGGATCTGCAATGTACGGTTTCGCCGTTGACCTGTGGTCGGTTGGCTGTATCTTCGCAGAAATGGTTACGGGCGCCCCATTAATACGCGGAAATACCGATGTAGATCAGTTGCTCAAGACGTTCAAGCTGCTTGGCACGCCCACACCTGAGACGTGGCCATCTATGAAAAATTGCCCCAAGGCCGTACAACTTCTCAAGGCTGCAGCCGAATTGGCCAGGGGGGAACCTgcagaaaatggaaaaaaaacaaagaattcACGGGGTGTCCAAAAACAGCACGAGAGGAATCTCCCTAATGTGCAAAAAACTGCAACAGGCACCTCACACCTCTCCGCCGTAATGCGTGTAGGTATTGATGGAGAGAGTGGTTGTGTTGCGGACCCCAGGGACGAGCTGTATCATTTCCCGCCGGAGTTGTGTTTTCCATCCGCATTCGATGAGTATGTGAAAGCATCCGGCTTCCAGGGACGCGTGGGTGTTGAAGGTACTGATTTTCTACGGAGGCTGATCCGTTATGAGCCGTCACAGAGGATGTCGGTTCAGGAGGCGCTGTCCCATCCTTTTGTCAGTAACACAGTGGCACTAATGCAGCGGCCGCTTGATGTCATGGCTTCCATGTTACGCCAATCACTTCGAGAACACAGTGTACATccgtaa